One window of the Shewanella maritima genome contains the following:
- a CDS encoding glycosyltransferase family 2 protein: MEYPKISMVIGSYNRLPMLKLCIDAVREELKDTSYEIIVVDGGSTDGAVEWLAEQKDIISIVQHNRGEWLGKTIERKPWAYFMNLGFKCATGQYICMLSDDSLIVPGAIKNGEALFDLMLQQDIKLGGVAFYFRDFPVRKKYAVAVNVGNLYVNHGLYLNSALREVGYANEDYHFYFSDTDMVLKLKKNGYLCIPSMSSFVEHYFEATPEIRASNNDWKKDEDRNRLIDSWKGIAYPESDYDKYKKIVGYWDWHPTGFDDPNNTIQKLIDAHS, translated from the coding sequence ATGGAATATCCAAAAATATCAATGGTGATTGGTAGTTACAATAGACTGCCGATGCTGAAATTATGTATAGATGCAGTTCGAGAAGAGCTGAAAGACACATCTTATGAGATTATCGTTGTGGATGGTGGCTCAACTGATGGTGCTGTTGAATGGTTGGCTGAACAAAAGGACATTATTTCAATTGTTCAGCATAATCGTGGAGAGTGGCTAGGAAAAACAATTGAAAGAAAGCCGTGGGCCTATTTCATGAACTTAGGGTTTAAATGTGCAACTGGTCAGTACATTTGTATGTTGAGTGATGACTCGCTCATTGTTCCTGGGGCTATTAAAAATGGCGAAGCTCTTTTTGACTTGATGTTGCAGCAAGATATTAAGCTGGGTGGAGTAGCATTTTATTTTAGAGACTTTCCTGTTCGGAAAAAATATGCTGTAGCTGTAAATGTAGGTAACCTCTATGTAAATCATGGTTTGTATTTGAATAGTGCCCTGCGTGAAGTCGGATATGCTAATGAAGATTACCACTTTTACTTTTCTGATACAGATATGGTTTTAAAGTTGAAAAAGAATGGTTACCTTTGTATTCCTTCTATGAGTTCTTTTGTCGAGCACTACTTTGAGGCAACCCCTGAAATTAGAGCATCAAATAATGATTGGAAAAAAGATGAAGATCGCAACAGGTTGATCGACTCATGGAAGGGTATTGCTTATCCTGAAAGTGATTATGATAAGTATAAAAAAATCGTAGGGTATTGGGACTGGCATCCTACCGGTTTCGATGACCCTAACAATACAATTCAAAAACTAATTGATGCACATTCTTAA
- a CDS encoding 3-deoxy-manno-octulosonate cytidylyltransferase, with translation MTNQDNFAVVIPARYKSSRFPGKPLVDLCGKPMIQHVWERCCEAVSPDKVFIATEDERIREAVEGFGGQVVMTSDKCLTGTDRLAEANLKLDCDFIVNVQGDEPLIDPANINVVIKRYLASGNITNAYSEITDDAEFTSLTVPKVVCSKTGRLVYMSRAAIPLTKSGEFIRAHKQVCIYAFSREHLAFFASHNEKSPLEEIEDIEILRFLEADYQVDMIEVPSGSLAVDVPEDVDKVVDVMARVER, from the coding sequence ATGACAAACCAAGATAATTTTGCAGTAGTAATTCCTGCCAGATACAAATCATCTAGATTCCCGGGAAAGCCACTGGTGGATTTATGTGGTAAACCAATGATTCAGCATGTTTGGGAAAGATGTTGTGAAGCGGTTTCTCCTGATAAAGTATTTATTGCAACTGAAGACGAGCGAATTCGTGAGGCTGTAGAAGGTTTTGGCGGCCAAGTTGTTATGACGAGTGATAAGTGTTTAACGGGCACAGATCGTTTAGCAGAAGCGAACTTGAAGTTAGATTGTGATTTTATTGTGAATGTACAAGGTGACGAACCTTTAATAGACCCAGCTAACATCAATGTTGTGATTAAACGTTATTTAGCAAGCGGAAATATAACCAATGCATACAGCGAAATTACTGATGACGCTGAATTTACCTCTTTGACTGTCCCAAAAGTTGTTTGCTCCAAAACTGGTCGTTTGGTGTATATGAGCCGCGCAGCAATTCCATTAACTAAGAGTGGTGAATTTATAAGAGCGCACAAACAAGTTTGTATTTACGCTTTTAGTCGTGAGCACTTAGCCTTTTTTGCTTCGCACAATGAAAAATCACCATTAGAGGAAATTGAAGATATTGAAATTCTTCGATTTTTAGAGGCCGACTATCAAGTTGATATGATAGAAGTGCCGAGTGGGTCCTTGGCAGTTGATGTGCCAGAAGACGTGGATAAAGTAGTTGATGTTATGGCAAGGGTTGAACGATAA
- a CDS encoding HAD family hydrolase, with product MPQFNNYEAIIFDCDGVILDSNQLKIEAMRNALVAQNLAEESVNECVELFAKNFGRSRFYHVDIFCDEILDVDDDVKHHLKAQLLQSYSQQCKKLYMTASLTPSVEVVLQRSEAVKYVASGSEQNELNTIFERRGLAKYFSKILGSPTKKTELVRQIVSEVSGVAVMIGDARSDLEAAQENNIDFIYYSPYSNVDETMRELAKESGFRVIDSFDEILGEL from the coding sequence ATGCCCCAGTTTAATAATTACGAGGCAATTATATTTGACTGTGATGGAGTCATTCTTGACTCCAATCAGTTGAAAATTGAAGCAATGAGGAATGCGCTTGTAGCTCAGAATTTAGCCGAAGAGTCTGTTAATGAGTGCGTGGAACTTTTTGCTAAAAATTTCGGACGTTCACGTTTTTATCACGTTGACATTTTTTGTGATGAAATATTGGATGTCGATGATGATGTTAAGCATCACTTAAAAGCCCAGCTGTTACAAAGCTATTCACAGCAGTGCAAAAAGCTATATATGACAGCGAGTCTTACACCTTCAGTTGAAGTAGTGCTTCAACGTAGTGAAGCGGTAAAGTATGTGGCGAGTGGTTCTGAGCAAAACGAGCTGAATACTATTTTCGAGCGAAGAGGGTTAGCTAAGTATTTTTCTAAGATTTTAGGTTCCCCAACTAAGAAAACTGAATTAGTGCGGCAAATTGTTAGTGAGGTTTCTGGAGTTGCCGTAATGATTGGAGATGCAAGGTCAGATCTCGAAGCTGCTCAGGAAAATAACATTGACTTTATATATTACAGCCCGTACTCAAATGTAGACGAGACTATGAGGGAGCTAGCTAAGGAGAGTGGCTTCAGGGTAATTGATTCTTTTGATGAAATTTTGGGTGAATTATGA
- a CDS encoding phosphomannomutase, with protein sequence MAMLNTQTLLQSSNIAFGTSGARGLVTDFSNEVCSAFTHAFIDVMQAENKLDKIAIGIDNRPSSYQMAMACASAAIKAGVKVDFHGVLPTPALAFFALEQAIPCIMVTGSHIPFDRNGLKFYRPDGEITKADELAILSVDKGFDLVNELPKLEVDSRAVDAYINRYLSLFDGEQPLANKRIGIYEHSSAGRDIYRDIFERLGAEVISLGRTDTFVPIDTEAVAEEDIQRAKSWSDEHKLDAIFSTDGDGDRPLVADESGNWLRGDLLGLLCADSLNIEALAVPVSCNTALELSQAFNRVSRTRIGSPYVIAQFSELSKDYASVAGFEANGGFMLGSDIKVNNKLLKALPTRDAVLPALIVLAASAKAPVAEMLHRLPSRYTASDRIKNFETQRSKALLQSAEQKPQALLDALGIEQQVVNTDNTDGLRMSLNSGDVVHLRPSGNAPELRCYAESKHEDKAKLLVKHTLDAIVNIKI encoded by the coding sequence ATGGCGATGTTAAATACTCAGACTCTATTGCAAAGCTCTAATATCGCTTTCGGTACCAGTGGCGCAAGAGGGCTCGTTACCGATTTTTCTAATGAGGTATGTTCGGCGTTTACCCACGCGTTTATTGACGTTATGCAAGCTGAAAATAAACTAGATAAAATCGCAATCGGCATCGATAACCGCCCTAGCAGTTATCAGATGGCTATGGCTTGTGCTAGTGCAGCTATAAAGGCTGGGGTTAAGGTTGACTTTCATGGTGTTTTGCCAACACCTGCATTAGCTTTTTTTGCGTTAGAACAAGCTATTCCATGCATAATGGTTACTGGCAGCCATATTCCATTTGACCGAAATGGTCTAAAGTTTTATCGCCCAGATGGTGAGATAACTAAGGCCGACGAGCTGGCAATATTATCTGTAGATAAAGGCTTTGATTTGGTTAATGAATTACCAAAGCTTGAAGTGGATAGTAGAGCTGTAGATGCGTACATTAATCGCTATTTGAGCCTATTTGACGGCGAGCAACCGCTTGCTAATAAACGTATAGGTATATATGAACACTCTAGTGCTGGACGGGATATTTACCGTGACATTTTTGAGCGTCTAGGCGCAGAGGTTATCTCATTAGGCAGGACTGACACTTTTGTCCCTATTGATACTGAAGCGGTTGCAGAAGAAGACATTCAACGAGCAAAATCATGGTCTGATGAGCATAAGCTTGATGCTATTTTTTCTACAGATGGCGATGGCGATCGCCCATTAGTTGCCGATGAAAGCGGCAACTGGCTGCGAGGTGACTTGCTAGGTCTTTTGTGTGCGGACTCGCTAAACATAGAGGCACTAGCCGTGCCTGTTAGTTGTAATACAGCTTTAGAGTTATCCCAAGCATTTAACAGAGTATCTCGCACTCGTATTGGTTCGCCATATGTTATTGCACAGTTTTCTGAGCTTTCAAAAGATTACGCATCTGTGGCGGGATTTGAAGCTAACGGCGGGTTCATGCTGGGCAGTGACATAAAGGTTAACAACAAGCTTTTAAAAGCGTTACCTACAAGGGATGCCGTCTTACCTGCATTAATTGTTTTGGCCGCATCAGCTAAAGCACCTGTTGCTGAGATGCTTCATCGCTTACCTTCTCGCTATACCGCCAGCGATCGAATCAAGAATTTTGAAACTCAACGCAGCAAAGCGTTACTCCAATCTGCAGAGCAAAAGCCACAAGCATTGCTAGATGCACTTGGAATTGAACAACAAGTCGTAAATACAGATAACACTGATGGTTTACGGATGTCGCTTAATAGTGGTGATGTGGTCCATTTGAGACCTTCAGGCAATGCACCAGAATTACGCTGCTATGCAGAATCTAAGCATGAAGACAAAGCTAAGCTGCTAGTCAAACATACCCTGGACGCAATTGTTAACATAAAAATATAA
- a CDS encoding mannose-1-phosphate guanylyltransferase/mannose-6-phosphate isomerase, whose protein sequence is MKLTPVIMAGGSGTRLWPLSRSLFPKQFLTLASSVSMLQQTVNRTLNLPSEDCILLCNEEHRFLVAEQLRELNYQNGRIMLEPAGRNTAPAIALAAFDIAEKDGDALMMVMAADHVIENQSAFEKAILNAIPLAEDNKLVTFGIVANSPETGYGYIKRGKTLSDDAFEVERFVEKPNLATAKDYLESGEYYWNSGMFMFKASVYLEALKTNAPEIFLACEAAYKAKSEDLDFIRAGKQEFLQSPDDSIDYAIMEHTTDAVVVPMDAGWSDVGSWSALWEIDKKDGNGNATNGDVILHNTSDCLVHATSRLVSTVGLKDVVIVETKDAVLAAHKDQVQDVKEIVSKLKADERTEFKHHREVYRPWGHYDSIDCGERYQVKRITVKPGAKLSVQMHHHRAEHWIVVSGTAKVTNGDIDILLTENQSTYIPVGVVHALENPGKVDLELIEVQSGSYLGEDDIVRFEDRYGRVKG, encoded by the coding sequence ATGAAATTAACTCCAGTAATCATGGCAGGTGGTTCAGGAACTCGACTATGGCCGTTGAGTCGCTCACTGTTTCCAAAACAATTCTTAACGCTGGCTTCAAGTGTCAGTATGCTGCAGCAAACGGTTAACCGTACATTAAACCTACCATCTGAAGATTGTATTTTGCTGTGTAATGAAGAACACAGGTTTTTAGTTGCAGAGCAACTTAGAGAGCTTAATTATCAAAATGGTCGCATTATGCTGGAGCCAGCAGGTCGCAATACTGCTCCTGCCATTGCATTAGCTGCATTTGATATCGCCGAAAAAGATGGTGATGCATTGATGATGGTGATGGCGGCCGATCATGTTATCGAAAATCAGAGCGCGTTTGAAAAAGCCATTCTTAATGCCATTCCGTTAGCTGAAGACAATAAGTTAGTGACCTTTGGTATTGTGGCAAACTCGCCAGAAACAGGTTATGGCTATATCAAGCGTGGTAAAACGTTATCTGATGATGCTTTCGAGGTTGAACGTTTTGTAGAAAAACCAAATTTAGCTACCGCAAAAGATTATCTAGAATCAGGTGAATATTACTGGAATAGCGGCATGTTTATGTTCAAAGCAAGTGTCTACCTTGAAGCTTTGAAAACAAACGCTCCAGAAATTTTCCTAGCGTGTGAAGCAGCTTACAAAGCAAAAAGTGAAGACTTAGACTTTATTCGTGCAGGTAAGCAAGAGTTTCTCCAGTCGCCTGATGACTCCATTGATTATGCCATTATGGAGCATACAACTGACGCGGTTGTTGTCCCTATGGATGCGGGGTGGAGTGATGTTGGGTCATGGTCAGCCCTTTGGGAAATCGATAAAAAAGATGGCAACGGCAACGCGACCAATGGTGATGTTATTTTACATAACACATCAGACTGTTTAGTTCATGCAACCAGCCGTTTAGTATCTACTGTGGGCTTAAAAGACGTGGTTATAGTTGAAACTAAAGATGCAGTGTTGGCCGCGCATAAAGATCAGGTTCAAGATGTTAAAGAAATCGTCTCTAAGCTAAAAGCTGATGAACGCACGGAGTTTAAACATCACCGCGAAGTATACCGCCCATGGGGGCATTATGACTCGATTGATTGTGGTGAGCGTTACCAAGTTAAGCGCATTACAGTCAAACCTGGGGCTAAACTATCCGTACAGATGCATCATCACCGCGCCGAGCATTGGATTGTGGTTTCAGGTACCGCAAAAGTGACTAACGGTGATATAGACATACTCCTCACTGAAAACCAGTCAACTTATATCCCTGTAGGCGTGGTTCATGCCTTAGAAAATCCTGGTAAGGTAGATTTAGAGCTGATTGAAGTGCAGTCTGGTAGCTATCTAGGCGAAGACGATATAGTACGTTTTGAAGACCGCTACGGTAGAGTTAAGGGTTAA
- the rfbB gene encoding dTDP-glucose 4,6-dehydratase: METRKILVTGGAGFIGSNFVHYWLRKNPQDKLIVLDALTYAGNLNNLSHIDCDNFIFVQGDINDTKLVEQLLIEHHLNTIVHFAAESHVDRSILGPDAFIETNILGTHSLLKAAKKIWIDVPQENGDPIKAHRFHHVSTDEVYGSLEKDASGFTEKHAYEPNSPYSASKAASDHLVRAYHHTYGLEVTTSNCSNNYGPFHFPEKLIPLVITNILQNKALPIYGDGLQIRDWLFVEDHARAIELVLDKGDVGQTYNIGGNNEWANIDIVKLICDRVNARFSHNPSLARKFPNALEAIKGSSENLISYVTDRAGHDRRYAIDAQKVQDELGFEPEHSFETGFDKTLDWFLENTLWWQQILDGSYQDNT, encoded by the coding sequence ATGGAAACGAGAAAAATACTTGTCACCGGCGGTGCAGGGTTTATTGGAAGCAACTTTGTTCATTATTGGTTGCGTAAAAATCCGCAAGATAAACTTATTGTGTTAGACGCATTAACCTATGCAGGCAACCTCAACAATTTGAGTCATATCGACTGTGATAACTTTATCTTTGTTCAAGGTGATATTAACGATACCAAATTGGTGGAGCAGTTATTGATTGAGCATCACCTTAATACCATAGTGCATTTTGCTGCTGAGTCTCACGTTGACAGGTCAATTTTGGGGCCAGATGCCTTTATCGAAACCAATATTTTAGGTACACATAGTTTACTCAAAGCGGCAAAAAAAATATGGATTGATGTACCACAGGAAAATGGTGACCCAATTAAGGCCCATCGTTTTCATCACGTGAGCACCGATGAAGTATATGGTTCACTCGAAAAGGACGCCTCAGGTTTTACCGAGAAACATGCTTACGAGCCTAACTCACCTTATTCGGCCTCAAAGGCTGCGTCTGATCACCTTGTTAGGGCTTACCATCATACATATGGTCTTGAAGTGACGACATCTAATTGCTCCAATAATTATGGTCCGTTTCACTTTCCTGAAAAGTTAATACCGCTGGTGATTACTAATATTTTGCAAAATAAAGCATTGCCTATATACGGTGACGGTTTACAGATCCGCGATTGGTTATTTGTAGAAGACCATGCTAGAGCCATTGAGCTTGTTCTTGATAAAGGCGATGTTGGACAAACCTATAATATTGGAGGCAATAATGAATGGGCAAATATCGATATCGTAAAACTGATTTGTGATAGAGTTAACGCTCGGTTTAGCCATAACCCAAGCCTTGCTCGTAAATTCCCTAACGCGCTAGAAGCAATTAAAGGAAGTAGTGAAAATCTAATCTCCTATGTTACCGACAGAGCAGGGCATGACAGACGATATGCAATTGATGCTCAAAAAGTGCAAGATGAACTTGGCTTTGAACCTGAGCATTCATTCGAAACTGGTTTTGACAAAACGTTAGATTGGTTTTTAGAAAATACTTTATGGTGGCAGCAAATACTTGATGGAAGCTACCAGGACAATACTTAA
- the rfbD gene encoding dTDP-4-dehydrorhamnose reductase: MKVLITGKGGQLATELIKVFPNKFDVVALSSHELDIVDAESVERSIAAVKPAIVINAAAYTAVDKAEDNQQRAFDVNYLGCENLAHACKAAGCSLIHVSTDFVFDGKKATPYFVDDVPNPINVYGASKLRGERGITNVLEDAVVIRTAWVYSGTGNNFVKTMLSLMQNKPELSVICDQIGTPTWANGLAQFILHIASKYGEGERQSLVPKPVTYHWTDAGVASWYDFAVAIRDLGIEKGILKQAIPINPIPASQYPLPAERPSFSVLDKTETEGSTGFKTTHWRHQLDKMLDEYTEDSKLSEGKT, encoded by the coding sequence ATTAAAGTTCTAATTACCGGTAAAGGCGGGCAATTAGCAACCGAGCTAATTAAAGTATTCCCTAACAAATTCGACGTAGTTGCTTTGTCATCCCACGAGCTCGATATTGTTGATGCTGAGTCTGTTGAACGTTCAATTGCTGCTGTTAAACCAGCCATTGTGATTAATGCTGCAGCTTATACTGCAGTAGATAAAGCTGAAGACAATCAGCAACGTGCTTTTGATGTGAATTATTTGGGCTGTGAAAACTTAGCTCATGCATGTAAGGCTGCTGGTTGTAGCTTGATACATGTTTCAACAGACTTTGTATTTGATGGTAAAAAGGCGACGCCTTATTTTGTTGATGATGTGCCCAATCCTATTAACGTTTATGGAGCGTCAAAGCTGAGAGGTGAGCGGGGTATTACCAATGTGCTTGAGGATGCAGTTGTGATTCGCACTGCATGGGTTTATTCCGGCACTGGGAATAACTTTGTAAAAACCATGCTTTCGTTGATGCAAAATAAGCCTGAGTTAAGCGTGATATGTGATCAAATAGGTACGCCAACCTGGGCTAATGGTTTGGCGCAGTTTATTTTGCATATCGCATCAAAGTATGGCGAAGGCGAACGCCAATCACTTGTACCCAAGCCGGTTACTTATCATTGGACTGATGCCGGTGTGGCCTCTTGGTATGACTTTGCCGTTGCAATAAGGGATTTAGGCATAGAAAAAGGGATTCTGAAGCAGGCGATCCCTATTAACCCAATACCCGCGAGTCAGTATCCTCTTCCAGCCGAAAGGCCTAGCTTTAGTGTACTGGATAAGACAGAAACGGAAGGTTCGACTGGATTTAAGACCACACATTGGCGACACCAGCTTGATAAGATGCTGGATGAATATACTGAAGATAGTAAATTGTCAGAAGGCAAAACGTAA
- the rfbC gene encoding dTDP-4-dehydrorhamnose 3,5-epimerase, giving the protein MKFIDTEIEDVKVIEPVVFGDERGFFMETFRADLFALNCGQTEFVQENHSKSTKGVLRGLHYQTQNTQGKLVRVTQGEVFDVAVDLRINSKTFGKWVGVNLSDTNKRQLWIPEGFAHGFYVLSETAEFAYKCTDTYNPNAEVSISWDDPDIAIDWPILDNLPVQLSGKDIAGISFTEAPKFDD; this is encoded by the coding sequence ATGAAGTTTATTGATACAGAAATTGAAGATGTAAAAGTAATTGAGCCTGTCGTTTTTGGCGATGAACGAGGTTTTTTTATGGAAACCTTTAGGGCGGATTTGTTTGCGCTTAATTGTGGCCAAACTGAGTTTGTTCAGGAAAACCATAGTAAGTCGACAAAAGGGGTGCTAAGGGGCCTACATTACCAGACTCAAAATACCCAAGGAAAACTTGTTCGGGTCACACAAGGTGAAGTGTTTGATGTAGCAGTCGATTTGCGAATAAATTCTAAAACTTTTGGTAAATGGGTTGGAGTTAATTTATCTGACACAAACAAGCGACAGCTATGGATACCAGAAGGTTTTGCGCATGGGTTTTATGTGTTAAGTGAGACGGCGGAGTTTGCGTATAAATGTACAGATACTTATAACCCTAATGCCGAAGTATCGATTAGCTGGGATGACCCCGATATTGCCATTGATTGGCCGATTTTAGATAACTTACCAGTTCAGTTATCAGGTAAAGATATAGCCGGGATTAGTTTTACCGAGGCACCTAAATTCGATGACTGA